A single region of the Mugil cephalus isolate CIBA_MC_2020 chromosome 4, CIBA_Mcephalus_1.1, whole genome shotgun sequence genome encodes:
- the si:ch211-286o17.1 gene encoding hematopoietic progenitor cell antigen CD34 isoform X1, protein MRMAAASALRTDGPLKMLALTLLLATSLLSAGVIAQDTDSLLDVKTDVPRDMTFMSTGAPETDDPQGQNVVFPSVGSVQPSDETTAAAATTEAAGDNNSGHATQEGASDVVIATVKFVEAETPAPAPPSRGDGPGNLPLPLPKPVPKDDVVCVTKEAVQDKHAVSLKLKGPSSCRETKVRLESVLQELCGEDCKLDIYQEDNSDEIVVSGKYVEGDVTGMADKFNNDNIRDKTNVEEAVVRWGKNSKLVLVSLLLTGLLLAALLVAGYYLKTHRKNSKGVRLAESFQVDEENQANTLVSVAPLPQEPVDKPTVNGESPPENGTNAAPTTNGHSANQTPVADTEM, encoded by the exons ATGAGAATGGCAGCGGCATCTGCACTGAGAACAGACGGGCCCCTCAAAATGCTGGCTCTCACTTTGCTCCTGGCCACCTCGCTCCTGAGCG CAGGAGTCATTGCTCAAGACACTGACTCACTACTGGATGTCAAGACGGACGTTCCAAGAGACATGACTTTCATGTCAACAGGAGCTCCTG AGACAGACGATCCACAAGGTCAAAATGTGGTTTTCCCTTCTGTGGGATCTGTACAGCCTTCTGACGaaactacagcagcagcagctacaacaGAGGCAGCAGGCGATAATAACAGTGGTCATGCAACTCAAGAGGGAGCATCAGATGTGGTTATTGCCACAGTTAAATTTGTGGAAGCAGAGACCCCAGCACCTGCACCGCCTTCCAGAGGGGACGGCCCTGGCAACTTACCCTTACCCTTACCAAAG CCAGTGCCAAAGGATGATGTCGTGTGCGTGACCAAAGAGGCTGTGCAGGACAAACATGCTGTCAGTCTGAAACTCAAGGGACCCTCCAGCTGT agagaaacaaaagtgaGGCTTGAAAGTGTTCTGCAGGAGTTGTGTGGTGAAGACTGTAAATTAGACATCTACCAGGAAGACAACTCAGATGAAATCGTTGTGTCTGGGAAGTACGTTGAAG GTGATGTGACGGGCATGGCTGACAAGTTCAATAATGACAACATAAGAGATAAG ACTAATGTGGAGGAGGCTGTTGTTCGATGGGGGAAGAACTCAAAGTTGGTGCTGGTCTCCTTGCTGCTGACTGGCCTGCTGCTGGCTGCGCTGCTGGTAGCTGGTTATTACCTCAAGACGCACCGCAAGAACTCCAAAGGAGTGAGACTG GCTGAGTCCTTCCAGGTGGATGAGGAGAACCAGGCCAATACCTTGGTGTCTGTGGCCCCACTGCCTCAGGAGCCAGTGGACAAGCCCACTGTCAATGGAGAATCTCCACCGGAAAATGGGACCAACGCCGCCCCCACCACTAACGGACACTCTGCCAACCAGACCCCGGTGGCTGACACGGAGATGTGA
- the si:ch211-286o17.1 gene encoding hematopoietic progenitor cell antigen CD34 isoform X2, which produces MRMAAASALRTDGPLKMLALTLLLATSLLSGVIAQDTDSLLDVKTDVPRDMTFMSTGAPETDDPQGQNVVFPSVGSVQPSDETTAAAATTEAAGDNNSGHATQEGASDVVIATVKFVEAETPAPAPPSRGDGPGNLPLPLPKPVPKDDVVCVTKEAVQDKHAVSLKLKGPSSCRETKVRLESVLQELCGEDCKLDIYQEDNSDEIVVSGKYVEGDVTGMADKFNNDNIRDKTNVEEAVVRWGKNSKLVLVSLLLTGLLLAALLVAGYYLKTHRKNSKGVRLAESFQVDEENQANTLVSVAPLPQEPVDKPTVNGESPPENGTNAAPTTNGHSANQTPVADTEM; this is translated from the exons ATGAGAATGGCAGCGGCATCTGCACTGAGAACAGACGGGCCCCTCAAAATGCTGGCTCTCACTTTGCTCCTGGCCACCTCGCTCCTGAGCG GAGTCATTGCTCAAGACACTGACTCACTACTGGATGTCAAGACGGACGTTCCAAGAGACATGACTTTCATGTCAACAGGAGCTCCTG AGACAGACGATCCACAAGGTCAAAATGTGGTTTTCCCTTCTGTGGGATCTGTACAGCCTTCTGACGaaactacagcagcagcagctacaacaGAGGCAGCAGGCGATAATAACAGTGGTCATGCAACTCAAGAGGGAGCATCAGATGTGGTTATTGCCACAGTTAAATTTGTGGAAGCAGAGACCCCAGCACCTGCACCGCCTTCCAGAGGGGACGGCCCTGGCAACTTACCCTTACCCTTACCAAAG CCAGTGCCAAAGGATGATGTCGTGTGCGTGACCAAAGAGGCTGTGCAGGACAAACATGCTGTCAGTCTGAAACTCAAGGGACCCTCCAGCTGT agagaaacaaaagtgaGGCTTGAAAGTGTTCTGCAGGAGTTGTGTGGTGAAGACTGTAAATTAGACATCTACCAGGAAGACAACTCAGATGAAATCGTTGTGTCTGGGAAGTACGTTGAAG GTGATGTGACGGGCATGGCTGACAAGTTCAATAATGACAACATAAGAGATAAG ACTAATGTGGAGGAGGCTGTTGTTCGATGGGGGAAGAACTCAAAGTTGGTGCTGGTCTCCTTGCTGCTGACTGGCCTGCTGCTGGCTGCGCTGCTGGTAGCTGGTTATTACCTCAAGACGCACCGCAAGAACTCCAAAGGAGTGAGACTG GCTGAGTCCTTCCAGGTGGATGAGGAGAACCAGGCCAATACCTTGGTGTCTGTGGCCCCACTGCCTCAGGAGCCAGTGGACAAGCCCACTGTCAATGGAGAATCTCCACCGGAAAATGGGACCAACGCCGCCCCCACCACTAACGGACACTCTGCCAACCAGACCCCGGTGGCTGACACGGAGATGTGA